A single region of the Raphanus sativus cultivar WK10039 chromosome 1, ASM80110v3, whole genome shotgun sequence genome encodes:
- the LOC130510019 gene encoding zinc finger protein JAGGED-like, with the protein MDKQIRRDSNALDLNNLPDDPSRDFFPFFEEGSSSSSSGFIEKQSKDEKEYECRFCSLKFFKSQALGGHMNRHRQERETESLNKARELVLRNDTFPPQQGPSSFSYHQGDVHVGDLITPFKPMMYPPRLFFPSSLLPPPPPPFVQPYIYPPHSPLRPSSFPLRYTNDYYLHNNGTHHQTLINSGCGGRPPPDSSYSFIGAPVANGSKVAPPISHPLPPHDHGI; encoded by the exons GAGAGATAGTAACGCTTTAGATCTCAATAACTTACCAGATGATCCATCTAGAGACTTTTTCCCATTCTTCGAAGAaggctcctcttcctcttcttctg GGTTTATAGAGAAGCAAAGCAAAGATGAAAAAGAGTACGAATGTAGATTTTGTTCACTCAAGTTTTTCAAATCTCAAGCTCTCGGTGGCCACATGAACCGCCACCGCCAAG AGAGGGAGACGGAGTCACTTAACAAAGCTCGTGAACTTGTTCTTCGCAATGATACCTTTCCTCCTCAGCAAGGACCTTCGTCATTTAG TTATCATCAAGGAGATGTGCACGTTGGAGACCTAATAACACCATTCAAACCAATGATGTATCCACCAAGATTATTCTTCCCCTCCTCTCTTCTTCCCccgccaccaccaccatttGTGCAACCTTATATATATCCACCACATTCTCCTCTGCGGCCGTCATCGTTTCCTCTCCGTTACACCAACGACTACTATTTGCACAACAATGGTACACATCACCAAACCCTAATCAATAGCGGTTGCGGTGGCCGTCCACCGCCTGACTCGAGCTACTCTTTCATTGGTGCACCCGTGGCTAATGGCTCTAAAGTTGCTCCTCCTATTTCGCACCCTCTACCTCCACATGATCATGGGATATAG